One genomic region from Bacillus sp. SLBN-46 encodes:
- a CDS encoding type II secretion system F family protein: MARFKYSGRDRKGKRQGTITAGSKREAMMKLKEEGIRVIEVNEVPETLFTKDISIGNPVKLQHFVIYLRQFSTLIKAGVTVVEATSILAFQTESKGLKKALIDVEQELREGNPFSEAVAKHKKIFTPMFINMVKAGEISGNLDETLDRLADHFEKQHYTIQKIKSALSYPIAVGIIAVAVVIFLLIAVVPTFVSMFDDMGGELPGITKFVLAASGFMQAFWWLVAVIIFGFIVLFAYFRSNMKTKYYLDYMLLRMPIFGNLLQKAALSRMMRTLSSLFSSSVPILQAMAIVEKVVENEVLSRVIRESRDSLEKGRSMTEPMQKHWAFPPLVTQMIAIGEETGALDAMLSKIAEFYEKEVETGTDQLKSLIEPIMIVVLAGLVGTIVTSIMVPMFSMFDQFQQMNQ; this comes from the coding sequence ATGGCTAGATTTAAATATTCTGGACGTGATCGAAAAGGTAAGCGGCAGGGCACTATAACTGCGGGGTCAAAAAGGGAAGCAATGATGAAGCTTAAGGAAGAGGGAATCAGAGTCATTGAAGTGAATGAAGTTCCTGAAACCTTGTTTACGAAGGATATCTCTATTGGTAATCCGGTAAAGCTTCAGCACTTTGTCATATATTTAAGGCAATTTTCTACGTTAATTAAAGCAGGGGTAACAGTTGTAGAAGCAACATCCATTCTAGCTTTTCAAACAGAAAGTAAAGGGCTAAAAAAGGCTTTGATTGATGTGGAGCAAGAACTACGTGAAGGGAACCCATTTTCTGAAGCTGTAGCAAAGCATAAGAAAATATTTACTCCAATGTTTATTAACATGGTAAAGGCAGGAGAAATAAGTGGGAATTTGGATGAAACACTAGACAGATTGGCGGATCATTTTGAAAAACAACACTATACAATCCAGAAGATAAAGTCGGCTTTATCCTATCCAATTGCTGTTGGAATCATTGCTGTAGCAGTTGTGATATTTTTACTTATTGCCGTTGTACCCACATTTGTTTCAATGTTTGATGATATGGGAGGAGAACTGCCTGGTATTACAAAGTTTGTTCTTGCTGCAAGTGGCTTTATGCAAGCGTTTTGGTGGTTAGTGGCTGTAATTATTTTTGGCTTTATAGTCTTATTTGCCTATTTTAGAAGCAACATGAAAACAAAATATTATCTAGATTATATGTTATTGAGGATGCCTATTTTTGGGAATCTTCTCCAAAAAGCTGCACTTTCAAGAATGATGAGAACGCTAAGCTCGTTATTTTCAAGTTCTGTTCCAATTCTTCAAGCAATGGCCATTGTTGAAAAAGTTGTCGAGAATGAGGTACTTTCAAGGGTAATTCGTGAATCTCGAGATTCACTAGAAAAAGGCCGTTCGATGACTGAACCTATGCAAAAACACTGGGCTTTTCCACCTCTGGTTACCCAAATGATAGCAATAGGGGAAGAGACTGGTGCACTAGATGCGATGTTATCAAAAATTGCTGAATTCTATGAGAAAGAAGTAGAAACAGGCACTGACCAATTAAAATCGTTAATAGAACCAATAATGATTGTAGTTTTAGCTGGGCTTGTTGGGACAATTGTAACTTCAATAATGGTTCCAATGTTTAGCATGTTCGACCAATTCCAACAAATGAATCAATAA
- a CDS encoding type II secretion system protein, with amino-acid sequence MVNKLKNKIKEQKGFTLIELLAVIVILGILAAIAVPSILGLIDNTKKDAHVANANQMIASAKMAVANNAELQKTGTKLLTLEYLLSNNYIETIKDPDSDNVYVAKPSSAVAITDLPTAEATVATDLEAAKAYVVVTDGKVVAVKLVGSTRGIQGTDKKAVSVATTELKRINVK; translated from the coding sequence ATGGTTAATAAGTTAAAGAATAAGATAAAAGAACAAAAAGGATTTACCCTAATCGAATTACTTGCAGTTATCGTTATTCTAGGAATTCTTGCTGCTATTGCAGTACCATCTATCTTAGGTTTAATAGACAATACTAAAAAGGATGCTCATGTAGCTAATGCAAACCAAATGATAGCTTCTGCAAAAATGGCTGTTGCTAACAATGCAGAATTACAAAAAACTGGAACAAAGTTATTAACATTGGAGTATTTATTATCTAATAATTATATTGAGACTATTAAAGATCCAGATAGTGATAATGTCTATGTTGCAAAGCCTTCAAGTGCAGTTGCTATTACAGACCTTCCTACTGCAGAAGCAACAGTTGCTACTGATCTTGAAGCTGCTAAAGCATATGTTGTAGTTACAGATGGTAAAGTTGTAGCAGTAAAACTAGTTGGAAGTACTAGAGGTATCCAAGGTACCGATAAAAAGGCAGTTAGTGTAGCAACTACAGAATTAAAAAGAATCAATGTTAAGTAA
- a CDS encoding A24 family peptidase yields MIGYILLFSYGVLFGSFYNVVGIRIPLKKSIVAPRSACQTCGHQLKSYELIPVLSYLLQKGKCRGCQSRISPIYPTIELLTGILFATSPLVVGWSSELVLALTLISMFIIIIVSDIHYMIIPDKILIWFAGIFLLERIIWPLHPWWDSLAGAVTGFVLLLIIALVSKGGMGFGDVKLYALLGFVLGFKLVLMSFFLSTLYGAVLGGVALLFRIVQRRQPIPFGPFIAAGTLSAYYWGSEMIELYLRFLNQGF; encoded by the coding sequence ATGATCGGTTATATTCTACTTTTTTCATATGGTGTTTTATTCGGATCGTTTTATAATGTTGTAGGAATTAGAATTCCATTAAAAAAATCAATTGTTGCCCCACGTTCGGCTTGTCAAACATGTGGACATCAACTAAAGTCCTATGAATTAATACCAGTATTATCTTATTTGCTTCAAAAAGGGAAATGCCGCGGCTGTCAGTCGCGGATTTCTCCAATATATCCGACTATCGAACTACTTACAGGTATCCTGTTTGCGACATCTCCACTAGTGGTTGGGTGGTCTAGTGAATTGGTCCTAGCGTTAACACTAATTTCTATGTTTATCATTATCATAGTTTCAGATATTCACTATATGATCATCCCTGATAAAATTCTCATCTGGTTTGCAGGGATTTTTTTATTGGAACGGATTATTTGGCCGTTACACCCATGGTGGGACAGCTTGGCAGGTGCAGTCACCGGTTTTGTCCTCCTATTAATCATTGCTCTTGTCAGCAAAGGCGGTATGGGCTTTGGTGATGTAAAACTTTACGCGTTACTAGGTTTCGTTTTAGGTTTCAAACTAGTCCTTATGTCCTTCTTTCTTTCGACATTATATGGTGCCGTTCTTGGTGGAGTTGCACTGTTGTTTAGAATTGTCCAAAGGCGTCAGCCGATACCTTTTGGACCTTTTATTGCAGCGGGAACCTTATCCGCTTATTATTGGGGATCGGAAATGATTGAACTTTATTTACGCTTTCTTAATCAAGGATTTTAA